The Arthrobacter russicus genome has a segment encoding these proteins:
- a CDS encoding ricin-type beta-trefoil lectin domain protein translates to MTALTLAMLLTAAGMGMAEAAPSGPLALEGNASTTSAIPTSDPIPAAQSKAMQRDLGLSADGVQSQLAADADAGRVESKLSVSLGKAYAGTWLSKGSMTPSVGTTDPAQSALISASGANPVLVSRSLDELDQVKATLDAKTAEAASSVRSWYVDPTSNTVVVESQDAAAADALIQKSGADVSAVRTLSVNAGYEPKDVTRGGDEFRRNVSGGYILCSIGFAVDGGFVTAGHCGANGQNVQGFNGGEMGTYRGSSFPGNDYAWVQTNGNWDVQANVNNYNGGAVAVNGSDEAAVGASICRSGRTTGWRCGNIRAKNVTVNYSEGAVYGMTTTSACVEGGDSGGSFISGNQAQGVTSGGSGNCSSGGDSIFQPLQPILQKYGLRLKLQGGGGGGRSIIGLANKCIDVPNSDFADGKRLQLWDCNGSGAQKWDFAGDGTVRAGGKCMDVAWANTANGTAIQLANCSGNKAQQFTLSGAGDLVSILANKCVDVTGNNSASGTPLQLWECSGNPNQKWRLG, encoded by the coding sequence ATGACAGCGTTGACGTTGGCGATGCTGCTGACCGCGGCCGGAATGGGCATGGCGGAGGCGGCGCCGTCCGGACCGCTTGCGCTGGAAGGCAACGCAAGCACGACGTCGGCAATTCCCACTTCGGATCCGATTCCGGCCGCACAATCGAAGGCGATGCAGCGCGACCTCGGGCTCAGTGCCGATGGGGTGCAATCGCAACTCGCTGCGGATGCCGACGCCGGACGGGTCGAGAGTAAACTCAGCGTTTCGCTCGGCAAGGCTTACGCAGGCACCTGGTTGTCGAAGGGTTCGATGACGCCTTCCGTGGGCACCACGGATCCGGCGCAGTCCGCGCTGATTTCCGCCAGCGGCGCGAATCCGGTGCTGGTCAGCCGGAGTCTCGATGAGTTGGACCAGGTGAAGGCGACGCTCGATGCCAAGACTGCGGAAGCTGCGAGCTCAGTACGTTCTTGGTATGTGGATCCGACCAGCAATACTGTGGTGGTGGAGTCCCAGGACGCGGCAGCAGCGGATGCCTTGATCCAAAAGTCCGGCGCCGACGTTTCGGCGGTTAGGACTCTTTCGGTCAACGCCGGCTACGAACCCAAAGACGTCACCCGCGGTGGCGATGAGTTCCGCCGGAATGTCTCGGGCGGGTACATCCTGTGTTCCATTGGTTTCGCGGTCGATGGTGGATTCGTCACCGCCGGCCACTGCGGCGCCAACGGCCAGAATGTCCAGGGCTTCAACGGCGGGGAGATGGGCACCTACCGTGGTTCCAGTTTCCCGGGCAACGATTACGCCTGGGTCCAGACCAACGGCAATTGGGACGTCCAGGCCAACGTGAACAACTACAACGGCGGGGCGGTTGCCGTCAACGGTTCGGATGAGGCTGCAGTGGGCGCCTCGATCTGCCGTTCCGGACGCACCACTGGCTGGCGCTGCGGCAACATCCGCGCCAAGAACGTCACGGTCAACTATTCCGAGGGTGCGGTGTACGGAATGACCACGACGAGCGCTTGCGTCGAAGGCGGGGACTCCGGTGGATCCTTCATCTCCGGCAACCAGGCACAGGGCGTCACCTCGGGCGGTTCCGGCAACTGCTCCAGCGGGGGAGATTCGATCTTCCAGCCGCTGCAGCCGATCCTGCAGAAATACGGGCTGCGGCTCAAGCTGCAGGGCGGCGGAGGCGGTGGCCGGTCGATCATCGGCCTGGCCAACAAATGCATCGACGTGCCGAACTCGGACTTCGCCGACGGCAAGCGGCTGCAGCTTTGGGATTGCAACGGCAGCGGCGCGCAGAAATGGGACTTCGCCGGCGACGGCACGGTTCGCGCTGGTGGCAAGTGCATGGACGTTGCGTGGGCCAATACGGCGAACGGCACCGCGATCCAGTTGGCGAATTGCAGTGGGAACAAGGCGCAGCAGTTCACGCTGAGCGGGGCCGGGGATTTGGTCTCGATTCTGGCGAACAAGTGCGTGGACGTGACCGGCAACAACAGCGCCAGCGGAACGCCTCTGCAGTTGTGGGAGTGTTCCGGAAACCCGAACCAGAAGTGGCGGCTGGGTTGA